In Amycolatopsis jiangsuensis, the following proteins share a genomic window:
- a CDS encoding hydroxyacid-oxoacid transhydrogenase, which produces MPDLHRNESVFTWAAPPLKFGPGALDELGAEVAARQARSCLILTDPGVRQTGIPDRALDAVRAAGVKAEIFDGVGVEPTDESIEQAVAFARERDWDCFVAIGGGSAIDTGKAVNLLTTHPGELLDFVTPPIGAGTAPWLPLKPLIAVPTTAGTGSESTTICVVDLLGLHLKAGVSHPALRPVLAVVDPRTTVTLPPEVTAASGMDVLSHALESYTAVAFDAKPAPEDPMRRPAFCGSNPISDVWCEMALSLVGKHLRAAVLNGRDLKARTEMALASTYAGTGFGNAGTHLPHANAYPVAGAVRDYRAAGYPEMPMVPHGQAVSATAAAVFGWTYPASPERHLRAAHLLSGGQTFTTTDGAEALPHVLEELMTDIGMPKGLHAFGYGESDVSTLVDGTLKQTRQLAVVPRPVTRAALEDIFRRSL; this is translated from the coding sequence GTGCCGGACCTGCACCGCAACGAAAGTGTGTTCACCTGGGCCGCGCCGCCGCTGAAGTTCGGCCCCGGCGCGCTCGACGAGCTCGGCGCCGAGGTCGCCGCCCGGCAGGCGCGGTCCTGCCTGATCCTCACCGACCCCGGGGTGCGGCAGACCGGCATCCCGGACCGCGCGCTCGACGCCGTCCGCGCGGCCGGGGTCAAGGCGGAGATCTTCGACGGCGTCGGAGTCGAACCGACCGACGAGAGCATCGAGCAGGCGGTCGCTTTCGCCCGTGAGCGGGACTGGGACTGTTTCGTGGCGATCGGCGGCGGTTCCGCGATCGACACCGGCAAGGCGGTCAACCTGCTCACCACGCATCCCGGCGAGCTGCTCGATTTCGTCACGCCGCCGATCGGTGCGGGCACCGCGCCATGGCTGCCGCTGAAACCGCTGATCGCGGTCCCGACCACCGCGGGTACCGGCTCGGAATCCACCACCATCTGCGTGGTCGACCTGCTCGGTCTGCACCTCAAGGCAGGCGTGAGCCATCCGGCGCTGCGTCCGGTGCTGGCCGTGGTCGACCCACGGACCACCGTCACGTTGCCTCCCGAGGTGACCGCGGCCAGCGGCATGGACGTGCTCTCCCACGCGCTGGAGAGCTACACCGCGGTGGCCTTCGACGCGAAGCCCGCGCCGGAGGACCCGATGCGCCGCCCGGCGTTCTGCGGGTCCAACCCGATCAGCGACGTGTGGTGCGAAATGGCCCTCTCACTCGTGGGCAAGCACCTGCGGGCCGCCGTTCTCAACGGCCGCGACCTGAAGGCACGCACCGAGATGGCACTGGCCTCGACCTACGCGGGGACCGGGTTCGGCAACGCCGGCACCCATCTTCCGCACGCGAACGCCTACCCCGTCGCCGGCGCGGTGCGGGACTACCGAGCGGCCGGATACCCGGAAATGCCGATGGTGCCGCACGGGCAAGCGGTCTCGGCGACCGCGGCGGCGGTGTTCGGATGGACCTATCCCGCCTCGCCGGAACGCCACCTGCGTGCCGCGCACCTGCTGTCCGGCGGGCAGACCTTCACCACCACCGACGGCGCCGAGGCGCTGCCGCACGTGCTCGAAGAGCTGATGACCGACATCGGGATGCCGAAGGGACTGCACGCCTTCGGTTACGGTGAGTCCGATGTCAGCACCCTCGTCGACGGCACGCTCAAGCAGACCCGCCAGCTCGCCG